A region of the Roseiflexus sp. RS-1 genome:
GGTGCGCCGGAAACGGGAGCTGCGCGACAGCGTGCCCGGCATCGGCGCGATCACCGCACTGAACCTGCTGCTCCGCCTGCCCGAACTGGGGACCATCAATCGCAAGGAAGCGGCGGCCGTTGTGGGCGTTGCGCCGTATGCCAATCAGAGCGGCGCACAGCACAAACCCCGGCATATCTCCGGCGGCAGGAGGGATGTGCGCAGCGTGTTGTACATGGCGACCCTGGCGGCCACGCGGCGCCGTCTGGTCAGGCGCGCCTTCGATCAGCGCCTGTGTCAAGCTGGCAAGCCGCGCAAGGTCGCCATCGTCGCTGCGATGCGCAAGCTGCTGACTATTCTCGGCGCAATATTGCGTCAGCAAAAGCCCTGGGATCCGGCTGTGCATACGAGCGCCCCTTGACAAGCAACACAGTTACTCCGCGCCTCTGCGGTGAAATGACCCCATTTATGTGTCTATCCGCGCCAGGTTGGGGAACGAGCTGCGCAGGCGGGCAACGATCGCTGCGGCTGCCGTGCGTGCCGCTTCCTGCGTGACGCTATCGGGCGGGGGCAGTTCCAGATACCGCTCATCGCTCCCTGGGCCTGCGGGAAAACGGCGCCGTAGCAGAACCACTGCGGCAGTCGCTCCCACCAGAGCGCCGGCAATTATCCCTGTCATGAAACCATCGTTCTGGTGAGGGTCGTTCATCATATCACCTCAAGGTAATCAGCGTCGGGAAGCGGCGGAAACGGCGCTGTGGGCAGTGTCTGATACCAGTACGCCACCGATGCGATATCGTCCTGCAACGGCAGATACCGTCCACCGCTGCGCCAGCCTAGCGCCTGAATGGTCACGCGCAGGTCGCGCTCAAAGCGGATGGGATCGGTAATATGCCAGCGGTACATACCGAAACGCATCTGCGAGCGATAGAGACCGTCGGGGCGGATGACCTGCGCCAGACCAGAGTACGGCGTCGTGAATTCGCGATACCCTCCCTGATCTTTGCCCACATCAAAATTGTACGAACCGCAGAAATAGTCCTCTGTGCCGGTGCCGCAAATGGTAGGATACTCATCGTCGCCATCGATGTAGAACTTGATCTCCCCCTCGCCCCACCAGCCATTGTTGTTGACGCCCCATGCCATATAGGCGCCGACATACTGCCCCTGACCGCGCACACCGTCGAGGATCGTATAGACCTGTTTGTACGGCAGCGGGTTGACGCGCCGAAACTGGGCGTGGAAGTACGCCAGATCGTCGGGGACATCGGTCTCCGTGAAGGTAATCTGGTAATAGAGCGTCATCTCCTGCGCGGCGATATTCGTCATCGTCATGCGAAACCCACTCCGATAGGGCATTTCCCAGTAACAGTTGAACGCACTGCCGGGGTTGACACACACGGCAAGCGAACTGATCTGCGCGTACTGTCCCCACCCGCAGGCAAAGAAGTCGCCAGCCGGGCATTCGACCGACGGCGTCTCCTGGTTATCCCAGTAGATGCGCAGAATACTATGGCGCCAGTGACCGGTCAATGTCATCCAGATATGCTGAATGGCGCCTGAACCGCGCACATCGGCAAGTGTTCGCGTTTCGCCAGGAGCGATGCGGATGGACGGCGAGATCTTCCACCCGACCCCCAGGTCGCGGGCGCACGCCGCGCCAGTGCCGTCGGTCGCCATTCCCCCTTTACCCTTTTCGCCGGTGAAATTCTCCGGGCTGATCGAACGTGTGCGCGCCCGCGACAGGCGCGCCAGATTGCCCAGGTGCATGCCCAAACCGTTGAACGGCGTCATTCTCAGAAATCCTTTGCGCGTGCGCGCAGAACGAGCAGATGCTGCGGGGATTATACCTCAAGGAGTGCTCGTCGTTGCTTAAGCCAGATTTTTACACAGGTTAGCGCGCACTTAACCAGGATACTGTCATGATTCGTTTGGCTGAAGCAACCCCCCTTTGTTCTGTCATAACAGCCGCAGGTTTGTTTCGCAGGCGCCCTGGTTTGGATGGTGTCGTGAGAGATGAGGAGGGAACATGTACCGCAACATTATGATCGTTCTTTTGGCACTGTACATGCTGGCGCTGGCAATGACGCCTCAAGGTCTGGCTGCTCAAACGACAGGACCTCGCCTGCTGACCGATCCCTTCCTGCAGTTGCCGACAGCTACAACAGTGCGAGTGGTCTGGTTCACAGAGTTTGAAGGTCAGCGCCACTTCATCAGCTATGGCGAAGGACTGAGACACACGGCTGAAGCGACTACCATGCGTATGACGCGCATGTACGAAGATGCCAGTTCGCGCATTCTGGGTCGTCCATCGCCCTCGAGGGTGACCGAGCGCCCCATCTGGCGCCATGAGGCAATCGCTACTGGTTTGATCCCAAATGTGCGAGTTCCGTATACGGTCACGAGCATCGATGATACAGGCAACAGCGTTACCAGCAGGCAGTTTACCCTTCAACCACTGCCGACCCCTGGAACACCGATGAAAATCCTGCTCACATCCGATCAGCAGAATCGCCTGATGTCACCCGCCAACTTCCAGAAAGTGATCGAGACAGTCGGCAGAGTGGATGCGGTCTTCTTCGCAGGTGATTTCGTTGACGAGCCAAGCCGCGCCTCAGAGTGGTTTGATCGCTTCGATCCAAACTGGCGCAACGTCAATAACCCCGCCAATCCGGGCTATGATCCGAATCGTCCGGCGTTTTTCAATGCCCGACCAGCATTCTTCCCTTCACTCCAGGGTAAATATCGGGAAATCTTCCCAGAATTCCCCTACACTGGCGGTGAGATTCTCCAGCACGCACCACTGTTTGGCGCGATCGGCAATCACGAAGCGCCTGGACGCTGGCGACCAAACGCCGAATTCACACTGAATGGACGCACACAGGTGGCAAACCTGAGTTTTATGGACAACGACCCGCAACCGCGATGGTTCGCTGAGATCCGTTACGAACAGTTGAAGAGGAGCGACCCGAACTTCAATCCCACCAATGATCCCGTCTTCCGTGAGCAGTGGATCACCGACAATTCCTACAACTTTACGAGTTACTTCGAAGTGTGGACACTCCCGGATGACGGACCTGCTGGCGAGTCGTACTATGCCTACAAGATCGGTGATGTCTTTGTAATCTCCATGAATGTCTCGCGCGTCTGGCGAACCTGGAATCTGCAGGAAGGACCAACGAGCGCACGCTTTAGCCCGCGTGGGAAGTATACCGAGTTCTCCAGCGAACTGAACAATCCTGGCGAGTGGGGTTTCGGCGATATGTGGTTCGAAACCTACGACTCGACCTCGGATCAGTATGCCTGGCTCGTGCGGCAGTTTGAGAGTCCAGCGTTCAAATCCTCAAAATACCGGATTGTTCTGGCACATCAGACCATGTTTGGTCTTGGCGACAACTCCGTTCCGGTGATGGCCAACCCCGAAACAACTATTATCTACAACGACGGCGGCGTTTCGGGGGAGAAGAAGTTTGTCTGGCCCGTCAGTTATGAGGTGTGGGAAAGCGAGATCCAACCGCTTGTCGATGCCCGCGCGATTACTGAGATACGCATCGAGTATCCGCTTGAGAAAGATATCTGGAGAAATCAGATCGAGCCGTTGTTACTCGAGCACGGCGTCCAGATGGTTCACAACGCCCACTCACATGTCTGGAACCGCACGATCGTCGAAGGCGCCGACGGACGGCAGGTTCACTACATCGAAACCTCGAATGTTGGCAACAGCTTCGGCGCTTATCTGCCGGGATGGAAAGATAGTCGCGTGCCTTGGGCGACATCGTTCTGGAACGAGGTGACCGGTCCGAACCCGCGCTGGAGTCCTGCTGACTATCCGCGCGCTGGCGACCCTCACAATCGCGCTCCGGTCATGCCGACCCTCTTCAACCCGATGCGTGAGATGGAAGGAACTGATCGCAACTGGCCCTTCGTTGACAGCAATAATGTGACCGTCTTCACCATCTTCGACACTGCCACCGGTGCAGTGAGCAGTTATGCATTCGACACGCGCAAACCCGACAGCGCGGTAGTGAAGTTTGATGAGTTCTTCCTGAAGCCTGCTGCTGTCGATGTCTTCCCGGCGACTCCTCTTCGGGACGCTTTCGACCGCGCCGATGGACGCCTGGGACGCGACTGGATCGGCGCGACACAACCCGACCAGTACCGCATCTCCGGCAACCAGGTCGATGTCGAGAAGGGCGGCGCTGTACTCTGGCGTCAGCAGTTCGGCGCCAACCAGGAAGCCTTCGTGACCTTGAGCACTATCGATCCGAACAGTCAGCATCACACGTTGCTGCTGAAAGGGCGTGGCGCGAATGCGACGCAAGGCACCATTCTGGTCTCCTACGATGCAGTGAAACGCCAGATCGTCGTCGAAGCGTTGCGGCCCGGTTGGGGCTGGTATCAGGTTCAAACATTCTCGAATATCACCCTTGAAGCGGGTGATGTGCTCGGTGCACGCGCGCTGGCAGACGGCTCGGTGCATGTGTATGTGAATTACGTACCGATGGGGGTAGCTGATACAACCACCGTAGTCGGCGGATTGTACGTCAATCGCGGTGGTCGCATCGGGTTGTTCTTCCACGAAGCGAGTAACGCCGCCTTCGATCATTTTGGCGGTGGTGATCGGTAAGGCGATCACGCTTGAGGATGTGACGACGATGTAGGATGATATCTATCCAGCGTGCGGGAGACTGGCTTCCGCACGCTGTCTTATTATTTCTTCCTTCCCTTATCAAGTTGCGGTATCATCTGTTTCGTATGTCAGCCAGAATACATCTTGACGCACCTGTCCGGTACATGCTATGCTGGTCAGGCATATCTCCGCGCCGCAAGAGAAACGTTCGCCCTTGAGGCATACACAAACATGGCATCGGTCGCGTAGCGCACGTGTTGATCGCTGGCCACCCTGTTCGTCAGGATGGTCGTGTGGTTCGTCTTGCCGTTTAGCACAAGGAGGTGTCCATGGTCGAAGGTGTAACCGCTGATTCTCCAGGAACGCAAACCCCCGTGTCTGTGGAAGAGGTGATGACCGTCCTTCAGCGTTGCTATGACCCATGCTGCAAAGAGCGACAGGTCAGCGTCGTGGACATGGGACTGATCGAACAGGTGCGGGTTTCGGGTGGTCAGGTCGATATCGACATCATTCTGACGACGGGTTGGTGCCCCTTTTCGCTTCATCTGCTGCAAATGATGGAGGAGGAAGTCAGGGGCATTCAAGGTGTCGAGGGGGTCAACGTCCAGATCACCTGGAACACTCCCTGGTCACCAGATCGTCTGTCAGCAACAGCGCGTGAGCGGCTCCAACTCCCGCTGGAACAACTCCTGCCGCTCCGTGAAGCGCGCCTGGCGCGCGATCAACGCCTTCATGAGTCGGACCGGTAGCGTATCGGCGATGTTGAGGAGGATTGCCATGATTGATGATGCGTTCGTGTTCGACGGTGTGTGCCACGTCTTCAACTTCGATAAGTCCAATGCGTTCGGCAAGCCGGGGGAGATGTTCATCGAGCATCTGTACGCCTTTCATCAGGTGCTCAACGCTCCCGGCGAGAAGACTCTCACCCGTGAAGAGTACATGCGCGAATGGACGGCGGATGAAATCGCGCGCATGGTTTTCGACGAAAGCCCCACCGACATGATCATTGCGCAGCCGTTGCCGCTGACCGATCTGTTCAAGGACGGGCTTTCGAGTTGGGAAAAGTGCGCGGCGATGGCGCGCAAATATCCCGATCGGACGATCTTCTGGGGATCGATCAACCCGCTCGAAGGAAAGAAGGCGCTCGATCTGATGGAGATTCAGGTCAAGGAGTACGGCGCCCGTGGGTTCAAACTCTACAATGTGCGCTATGACTACGGTCAGCCGTTCCCGTGGCGCATGGACGATCCACGGGTGGCGTTTCCGGTCTTCGAGAAGGCGCTCGAACTGGGTGTCAACATCATTGGAGTCCACAAAGGCGTTCCGCTGGGACCGCAACCGGTTGAACACACCCAGGCGTGGGACATGGACGGCGCAGCTGCCAGGTTCCCGGAGATCAATTTCGTTATCTTCCACGTCGGATTACCGTTCATCGATGAGATCTGCTGGCAGTTGGTGCGCTATCCGAACCTCTACGCTTCGATTGCGGCGACAGTCAACTTTGTTGTGCGCTCACCGCGCGTCTTTGCCGAGACCATGGCAAAACTGCTCTTCTGGTGCGGCGAAGATAAAATCATCTACGGCGGAGAGACGCCGATCTGGCATCCGCGCGGCGCGCTGAAAGCGTTCTGGGAGTTTGAACTGCCGGACGACATCGTGCAGGGGTATGGATGCGGGCAGTTGACGAAGGAGGCGAAGAAGAAGATCCTCGGACTGAATCTGGCACGTCTCCACGGGATCGATGTCGAGGAGAAGAAACGCAGCCTGGGGCTGGCAGCGTAGATTTCGGTTGGGATGTGTGGTGGGATGAGGGTCATTTTCCCTCTTGACATCACGCCAGAATCCACTACAATACGTTCCTGGCGCCTGTGCGCCATAGGTGTTCGTGCTCTCCGGCAAAAATCCGCGCAAGGATGCAGCGTGATTTTTGGAGCGCCATCAGAGAACGGTTCATCTTCGCATGAACGGATGGTCCCGGTAGAGCGTTCAGGAAGAGTGTATGGACGGTAAAGCCAACTTATCCTGCCGCGACCTGTCGCGCCCGGAGTCGATGCACTCCCCGGCGTGCGGGTGTGCGCCTGCCGTTCGAGATAGTCTCCTCTGACGAACCTCTGTTGCATGCGCCCCCGCACGTCGAATGTGCGGGGGTTTTTTGTGTCCCCTTGTCTGCCGGGTGAGTCTGGTCGCATGTTCTGGACTCGTTTTGCTGGCGCTTCTGCCAGCCTCGTGCAGATGAAGGAGGTTCACTCCAATTGAATGGGCAGCCCTACGTCACCGCGTTCACCGACCGTTATGGCGTCGGCCCTGAAGGACAGATCAACGATTTCATCAGCCGTCGTGGCGACCGATTGCTTCTGGCGGATCAGATAGACCTCAATGCGATGGTGGCGCGCTACGGCGCGCCGCTAGAGGTCGCGTATTGCCCGCAGATCACGCTTCAGATCGAGCGGATGCTGGCATGGGCGGACGACGCGCGCATGCGGAGCGGGTATGTCGGCGGTTTTATCTATGCGTATGCGACGAAAGCCAACTTTGCCGAAGAGGTTGTGCGCACTGCCATCGGCGCTGGCGCCCACTACGAAACCTCCGCAGCCGCCGATGTGACTATCGCGCATCGCCTGTGGCAGCAGGGAGTGTTGCCGTCGGATCGATACATCTTCTGCAACGGCTCGAAGGACGATGCCTACCTGGCTGCGATCAGTGCGTTGCGTCGTGCTGGCTTCGCGCGTGTTGTGCCGGTCATCGATGACCTGGACGAACTGGAGACACTGCTGGCGATGTGCCGCGAACCGTTGCTGCTCGGTGTACGGGAGCGCCACGCGCCTGCCGATGTCGATGCAGATCATCCCGGTGGTGAACGGTTTGGCTTGACGCCGGACGAGATTGAGCAGGTTGTGGAACGACTGCGCCATACGCCGCACCGCCTGGTGATGTACCACGCAATGGTTGGGAGTCAGATCGAGGATGCCGATCGCTGGAATATGCGGCTGGCGCGTTCGGCTGAGGCGTATGCTCGCCTGCGACAGCAGGCGCCATCGCTGATGCTGTTCAACTTTGGCGGCGGCATGCCGACGTCCGCCTATTCGCTCGATTTTCGTTTTGACTACGTCGGTTTTCTCGAGCGCCTGATGCGCACGCTGGCGTCGACCTGCGCTGCCCATAATGTGCCGCAACCAACCCTGGTTGGCGAGTTTGGTCGCTATACCGTTGCGTCGCACAATGTCTTCATCATGGAAGTCGGACGGGTCAAGCGTGGGCAGGGTGATGCGCCGGATTGGGTGTTAATCAACGGCAGCCTGATGGTGTCGCTGCCTGATAGCCTGATCGTGCCGGGTCAGGAGTTCATCATCCTGCCGCTGGATGGATGGGATCGTCCGGTGCGCCCGGTGCGCCTTGCCGGTCGCCTGACGTGCGACAGTGACGACTTTTTCCCGCGACCGGGAGCGCCGCCGCTGTTGCTGCCCGATCCCTATCCTGGTCAAAAGATCGCATTCTTTGGCGTCGGCGCCTACCAGCAGATGATTGCCGGGCGGGGTGGGGCGCATCACTGCCTGACGCCGGAAATGCGACGCATTATTATCGAACGCGACGAAGACGCACTGGTGGTGCGCGAGGTTGCGCCCCAGAACCTGGGACAGATTATGGCGCTGCTGGGGTATGCCTGTGAAACACTGGAATTGCCGGTGCATCAACCGGTGCGTGCACCGGTGGAGCGACGGGTGGTGCGCGAGCCTTTGCGCCTGCTCCGTTCGGCGCGACGGCGGAACATGCCGCGTGGCGCGCCGCCGCCGCGTTACGGCAGTGCGGCACGGCATATGTGAATGTCGTTACGGATAACCGGGCGCCGTTGCGTTCAACGGCGCTACACTTCGTTGATACACACCCGATCGCGCGCCTGCGCCACCCGCTCGCACACGGCAATCAGGCGCGCTGCGCGCCATGTGTAGGTGTAGGGCGCCACGCGCTCACGCCCGCGTTGCGCCAGCGTCTGTCGCAGCGCAGAATCGTCGAGCAGGGTGCGCAGCGCAGCCGCCAGCGCCGCAACATCGCCGCGGGGAACGTGCAGTGCGCCGTCTCCTCCGGTAATCTCGCGCAGCGCCGGAAGATCGGGACACACCACTGCACGTTCCATCGCCATGTATTCGAACAATTTCAACGGCGACGCCGTTACGTCGGTGACCGTATCGGGAATGACCAGCACATCGGCGGCGGACAGGTAAAGCGGCACCCGATCCTGCGGTTGTGTGCCGATGAACGTCACCCGCTCGCCGATCCCCAGACGCTGCGCCTGCCCGGCGAGCGCCGTGCGTTCGGCGTCGCGTCCGCCGACCAGGATCAGGCGCGCGCCTGGCGTGTCAACCAGGGCGTTGAGCAGCAGGTCAACCCCACGGTAAGCGAAGGTCAGCCCGGCATAGACTATCGTGGGTTCATCCGGCAGACCAAGCGCCCGTCGGGCGGCATTGCAGTCTTGCGGCGCGTAGCGTGTTTCATCGTAGGCGTCGGGGAGCACAGCAACTTCGCAAGGGTCACGCAATCCAGTCGATGCCAGCATATCACGGAACGTGGCGGTGAGTGACGTCAATGCCGCAGGGCGCGTCAGCGTCAGGCGGTCGATCAGGTGCAGCAGCGGTTGCGCCCAGCCTTCTTTCGCGCGCGATGGGTTGCGGCTTTCCAGATCGTGCACCTCATACACCACGCGCGCGCCGGTCAGACGCGGCGCCAGCAGCGCGAGCCACAGCGCACAGATCACTTCACGCACATAAATGACATCAAAGCGCTGGCGACGCGCCAGGCGCAGCCAGGTCAGCAGCGCCAGCACCATCCAGGCATAGGCGCTGCGCTCGGCATAGTACCAGAGGGTGGAACGATAGACCCGTGACAGACGACCGATTCCGATGCGTGGCAGGTGGAGCGCCAACCCGTCGAACGCGCCTAGACCGGATTCGATGCGCGGTACAATCGCCAGTGTGTCCGGCGCTAGCGTTTTGAGCGCCCGCAGCGTGGCATACGTCTGCACGGCATTGGCAGAGCGCAGTTTGAGACTGTTGGGATAGGCGACGTAGCAGATGCGCATGGGGATTACCCCTTGTGCGTGGAAGGAACGCTCTTGCCCGACAGGAACGGCTCGTAGAGACGCAACAATTGCCCGGCGATCGTCTGCGAATTGAACGCTGCCGCCATAACCGGTCCGCGCTGCGCATACCTCTCCCACAGCGACCGGTCACGAAGCAACCGCACCAACGCCTCACCAATGGCGGCGCCGCTGCGTGGCGCCACGACGATCCCGCAATCCGCTTCGGCGACATAATCACTGACGCCGGTAGTGCGGGTGACGATGGGTGGGGCGCCGACCGCTGCCGCTTCGACCACCACCCGACTGAACGACTCGGCGACCGAGGGAACAACGACCGTATCGGCGGCTGCGAGATGCGCCATTGTCTGATCATGCGGAATGCCGCCGGTGAATGTGATGAACGGCGCAACGCCCAGTTCCTGCGCGCGTTGCTTCAGGTATGCGCCATAGTCGCCAAATCGCTTCGTGCTGCGGTCTGGTCCCACAATCACGACCTGCAGATCGATCCCGCCCTCGCGCGCATATGGAATGGCTTCCACCAGATATTCGATCCCTTTGAAGGGATGGAGCCGGTTCAGGCTTACAACAATTGGACGTGCAGGGTCGAGACCGTAGCGCGCACAGATGTCGGCTCTGCACTGCTGACGCAATGCGTCGAGGTCTATGCCAGGAGGCGGATAACTATCGGCAGTAATATTATAGGGAATAGCGGTCACTTTTGCGGGCTGAGCGCCCAGACGCACCGCCAGCGAACGGATCTGCGGCGAATCGGCGCGCAACACAGCAGCCTGGCGGAAGACGAACGGCAGGATCATACGAACCGCAAGAAAGCGCCCATACCCGTAATCGAACTCCGGCACGCTCATAATATCGGCGCCGGGCAGTGTGATCGCTAATGGTGGGCAGTGACGACGCCGCGCCAGCGCTGCGATGAACCCAAGCGGGAATGCCGTTTCGATATGCACCAGGTCGTACCGTCGCGCGGCAATGAACCGTCGGAAATGCACCAGCGCCCCTGCCAGATACGGATACCCGGTCGGCAACGCCAGTGCATGGTTCATCACTTTTAAGGCGCGGGGCGAACTCACCGGCAGACGATGAACGAGGATACCTTCTTGAACTTCGCTGATCAGACGGGAGATGCCAGCGGTGAGTGTGATCACCTCAGCATCGACCCCCTCTGCGCGCCAGGCAGCTATGACCTCGGCATGGATGCGGTTCCCCATCAGCGCGGGATCGTAACGGGGAATGAAGTAGAGAATTGTCATAGTGTGTTAATCTATCACAATGATCGCGTGACAGAGATGAATGCTTTTGCATGCTTCAGGAGTGTACCACACTCTCGCATACAGTTTTCACAACGCACGTTGAAGAAGAGGTAATGGTCGTGTGATAAGCTTTTGTTACAATGAGAGTGCGGAATGCGCACCTGTCCCTGTGTGAAGATGCTGGCGCACCTCGTATCCGTGCCGTCACCTGTAGAAACCACTATGGATCTCGAATCGCTCCGTGCTGAGAATAACGCCTTGCGTGCTCGTATGCGCGAACTTGAGGACGAACTTCAGCGTCTTCAGAGGACGGCGCACACCGACCATCTCTCTTCTGGCGAATCTCGCACAGATTCCCCTGACTATTTCGCGGTATTGCACGAAACGGCGCTGGCGATCATGAGTCGCCTCGACCTGAACGATGTGCTTGAAACCATCATGATGCATGCAGCGCGTCTGGCAGGAGCGAATGACGGGTTTATCGATCTGCTGTCGCCCGATGGCACGTTGCTGGAGATGAAGATCGGCATCGGTAAACATGCCCGGAATCGCGGCAGCGTGATCGCAATCAGTGAAGGTATCAGCGGACGTGTCTGTCAAACCGGTGCGCCCATGATGGTTGAGGACTACCGCAACTGGGAAGGACGGGTGCGCTCGATCGATACGTCTGATTTCGGGACGGTCATTGCCGTGCCGCTGCGATTGAGATCGGCGATCATTGGGGTGTTGGGCGTTTCCTACGATACGCCGACCCTGGAAGGGTTCGAGTCGATCGTGACACTGCTGATGCGCTTCGCCGAACTTGCAGCAATTGCCATCGATAACGCGCGTCTCTATACAATCGCGCAGGAGGAACTGGCAGAACGCCGGCGTATCGAGAACGAAGTGCGCGCGAATGAGCAACGGATGCGCGATCTCTATGCCGTCACGCGACGGCAGGCGCAGGAGTTGCACCTGATCGGGCAGGTGCGCGAAGCCATGGCACGTGAGATCGATCTGCCCGCCCTGTTTCGTACCGTCGTTGAGTCGATTGCGGCAACATTTGGATACTCGCTCGTCTGTCTCTATCTGCGCGACGGCGACGAACTGGCGCTCCAGCATCAGGTAGGCTATGCTGTTCAACTGGATCGCATTCCCTTCGGTCGAGGCGTCATCAGTCGCACGATCCTCAGCGGTCGGGCGACACTGATCGCCGATGTGCGCAGCGACCCGGATTTCATCGGTGTGATGGACAACATCGTATCGGAGATTTGCGTACCGCTGCGCGACCAGGATCGGGTCATTGGCGCGCTCAATATCGAAAGCACCGATAGTGTAGTGTTGACCGACGACGATCTGCGCGTGATGACCGAACTGGCGGAGCACATCAACGTCGCCATCGAGCGCGCCCGGCTCTATGAACAAT
Encoded here:
- a CDS encoding GAF domain-containing protein, whose product is MDLESLRAENNALRARMRELEDELQRLQRTAHTDHLSSGESRTDSPDYFAVLHETALAIMSRLDLNDVLETIMMHAARLAGANDGFIDLLSPDGTLLEMKIGIGKHARNRGSVIAISEGISGRVCQTGAPMMVEDYRNWEGRVRSIDTSDFGTVIAVPLRLRSAIIGVLGVSYDTPTLEGFESIVTLLMRFAELAAIAIDNARLYTIAQEELAERRRIENEVRANEQRMRDLYAVTRRQAQELHLIGQVREAMAREIDLPALFRTVVESIAATFGYSLVCLYLRDGDELALQHQVGYAVQLDRIPFGRGVISRTILSGRATLIADVRSDPDFIGVMDNIVSEICVPLRDQDRVIGALNIESTDSVVLTDDDLRVMTELAEHINVAIERARLYEQLWRRVQQLDVLYDIMTDITGNLDRDTVLKAIVERTIALLRVTHGMIALYDPEQNNLRIHYSVGMNRDYAGMRIAPGEGVIGRVAQTRQPLVVYDYNQWEGRTPLFQEMPSSNVLGVPLLSGDELIGTLSAGDFNLKRVFTDDDIRLLSIFAQQATIAIKNARLFAEVQHLAITDPLMGIYNRRYFFSAATREYERARRHHHALSVLIADLDNFKQINDRYGHPIGDQVLQAVSSIFRRELRSIDLLARYGGEEIVVLLPETDCSGVVRVVERLRSRLMSAIPTERGDVHITASFGAAVSQRIRTPDVETLIACADQSLLYAKQQGKDRLVIWCDMCDAAGHCPHIAPHMSPPRVSTIFLSPGKPDESV